From a single Cyanobacteria bacterium GSL.Bin1 genomic region:
- a CDS encoding DUF4327 family protein: MTKQVAHPMVKLQRQVQSLIDSKLLKPTDSIWKIALLYGNEWSYWKNELLEFGFSMQDPVQELIAVDEWDDESDQ, encoded by the coding sequence ATGACTAAGCAAGTAGCTCACCCCATGGTGAAGTTGCAACGTCAAGTGCAGTCACTGATTGATTCCAAACTGCTTAAACCGACTGACAGCATCTGGAAAATTGCACTCCTCTATGGAAATGAATGGTCTTACTGGAAAAATGAACTCCTAGAGTTTGGCTTTTCTATGCAAGACCCCGTTCAAGAACTCATTGCAGTTGATGAATGGGATGACGAATCAGATCAGTAA